GCTACCACAGGATCCGGCCAAGCAGAAGCGGATCGCGATCGGCCTGGTGCCACTGCTCCTGGCAGGCGTGTTCTACTACTTCGTGCACTCGCCGAAGAGCGAGGAGCTCGAGACCATGCAGACGCGACTCGAGACGCTGGAGCAGAAGAACGCCACGGCTCGCGCGATCGTCGCGCAGAATGGCGGCGAGGCGCTGCAGCAGCGGCTCGCGCTGTACGAGGCGAACATGGAGCAGCTCGAGCAACTGATCCCGAATCGGGCAGAAGTGCCAGAGCTGCTGCGGGCCATCACGGTCGAGGCACAGCGGAACAACGTGGAGCTGGTGTCCATGTCGCCGAGCGGCGAGCAGGCCGGCACCTACTACATGCGCCAGCGCTACGACCTGGCTGTGCGCGGCGGCTATCACGAGATCGGCTCGTTCATGTCCGTTCTCGGCTCGCTGCCCCGCATCATCACCGCGACGGAGCTGACAGTGTCACCTGAGCGAAGCGGCCGGAATGCCGCACCCGCGGATTCGGTGTCGCTGCTCGCGGAGTTCGTGGCCGAGACCTATGTCATTCCCGATCCGGGCGAGCTGAAGCCCGATACGGCCGCGCAGACGAACGCGCGGGGAGGTCGTCGATAATGAACAGGTATGCAATCATCGTGACGGCCGCTGCCGCCGCGCTCTGCGCGGCCCCGGCCTCCGCGCAGCAGCAGGCACGCGCCGCCGAGCCGGCGCGCGGCGCCGCAGCCGCACCGGCTGATTCCACCGCAGAGCCGCGCCTCGTCTTCGATCGCGAGGTGTTCAGCTATTCGTCCGGCGGTCGCCGCGACCCGTTCCGGCCGCTGACCGCGTCGGAAGACGGTCCGCTCTTCGACGAGCTGACCGTGCGGATGATCGTGTTCGCCCAGGACCCGCGCGACAGCATGGTGCTGGTCCAGGACGTCACGGGTAAGGTTCACCGGCTGCGGCGCGGTGAGCGAGTCGGGAATGCGACCGTCGTCGACATCGGTCGGTCACGTGTGCTGTTTTCGGTCAATGAGTTCGGCGTTTACCGCCAGGGCGTACTCGAGCTGAAGTCCAACCAAGGAGCGAGTCGATGATCTCGATCATCGCGCTGTTGACGACCGTCCTGGCCCCGGCCACGGTCACGGAACTGAGCATCGTCCCCGCCGCGGGTCGTACGGAAGTCGTGATCCGCGTCGATGACGACGTGCACACGCGCGACTTCATGATGGACGACGGCCGGCTGGTCCT
The sequence above is drawn from the Longimicrobiales bacterium genome and encodes:
- the pilO gene encoding type 4a pilus biogenesis protein PilO; this encodes MALLPQDPAKQKRIAIGLVPLLLAGVFYYFVHSPKSEELETMQTRLETLEQKNATARAIVAQNGGEALQQRLALYEANMEQLEQLIPNRAEVPELLRAITVEAQRNNVELVSMSPSGEQAGTYYMRQRYDLAVRGGYHEIGSFMSVLGSLPRIITATELTVSPERSGRNAAPADSVSLLAEFVAETYVIPDPGELKPDTAAQTNARGGRR